A DNA window from Fragaria vesca subsp. vesca linkage group LG3, FraVesHawaii_1.0, whole genome shotgun sequence contains the following coding sequences:
- the LOC101313291 gene encoding laccase-17-like, with protein MGFSILSLQAFFRLFLLSVLTLCLSSELAAASITKHYKFEIKLQNVTRLCHTKSIVTVNGQFPGPRIVAREGDNLLIKVVNHVPNNISIHWHGIRQLRSGWADGPAYVTQCPIQTGNSYVYNYTIVGQRGTLWWHAHLSWLRSTVYGPLIILPKRGAPYPFIKPYKEVPIIFGEWWNADPEAVINQALQTGGGPNVSDAYTINGLPGPLYNCSAKDTFKLKVQAGKTYLLRLINGALNDELFFSIANHTLKVVETDAVYVKPFKTNTILITPGQTTNVLLKTKPNFPNATFLMTARPYVTGLGTFDNSTVAGILEYEATTLHSTLPMKKLPLHKPILPALNDTSFVTKFVSKLRSLNTPQFPANVPQKVDKHLFFTVGLGSNPCSQQQNSNQTCQGPNGTMFAASINNVSFTMPTTALLQSHFSGQSKGVYSSDFPISPLTPFNYTGPPLNNTNVGNGTKLMVLPFNTSVELVLQGTSILGAESHPLHLHGFNFFVVGQGFGNFDQNKDPKKFNLVDPVERNTVGVPSGGWVAIRFLADNPGVWFMHCHLEVHTSWGLKMAWVVLDGKLPNQKLLPPPSDLPTC; from the exons ATGGGTTTCTCTATTCTTTCATTGCAAGCATTTTTTAGGCTCTTTCTCTTATCTGTCCTAACTTTGTGTCTCAGTTCTGAGCTTGCAGCTGCAAGCATTACCAAGCACTACAAGTTTGAA ATCAAACTGCAAAATGTCACAAGGTTGTGCCATACAAAGAGCATTGTAACAGTTAACGGGCAGTTTCCTGGACCTCGGATTGTAGCAAGGGAGGGCGACAATCTCCTTATTAAAGTGGTTAATCATGTCCCCAACAACATCTCCATTCATTG GCATGGAATTCGACAACTTCGTTCCGGATGGGCTGATGGACCTGCATACGTGACCCAATGCCCTATACAAACGGGTAACAGTTATGTATACAACTACACAATTGTAGGACAAAGAGGCACCCTTTGGTGGCATGCTCATCTTTCTTGGCTCAGATCAACTGTTTATGGTCCTCTAATCATTCTTCCAAAGCGCGGTGCTCCTTACCCGTTTATCAAACCCTACAAGGAAGTACCCATCATCTTTG GAGAGTGGTGGAATGCAGATCCAGAAGCAGTCATAAACCAGGCACTACAAACTGGTGGAGGTCCAAATGTCTCTGACGCCTATACCATCAATGGACTCCCAGGACCACTGTATAACTGTTCTGCTAAAG ATACATTCAAGCTGAAGGTTCAAGCTGGGAAAACATATCTTCTTCGCCTAATCAACGGAGCGCTAAATGACGAGCTCTTCTTCAGCATTGCGAATCATACACTCAAAGTGGTCGAAACAGACGCCGTTTATGTTAAGCCCTTCAAGACCAACACCATTCTCATTACCCCGGGACAAACCACAAACGTTCTTCTCAAAACCAAACCCAACTTCCCAAATGCTACATTTCTCATGACTGCAAGGCCATACGTGACTGGTCTAGGCACATTTGACAACTCCACTGTTGCTGGCATTCTTGAGTACGAAGCAACCACACTTCACTCAACCCTCCCAATGAAGAAACTTCCCCTCCACAAACCAATCCTCCCAGCTCTAAACGACACATCGTTTGTGACAAAGTTCGTCAGCAAACTCCGCAGCTTGAACACTCCACAATTCCCAGCTAACGTCCCACAAAAAGTTGATAAGCATTTGTTCTTCACGGTAGGACTTGGATCCAACCCATGTAGCCAGCAGCAGAATAGCAACCAAACCTGCCAAGGGCCCAATGGAACCATGTTTGCTGCTTCAATCAACAACGTTTCTTTCACTATGCCAACCACTGCCCTACTCCAATCCCACTTCTCGGGCCAATCAAAAGGAGTCTATTCCTCCGACTTTCCGATCAGCCCTTTAACTCCGTTTAACTACACCGGACCTCCGCTGAACAATACTAACGTGGGAAATGGTACAAAGCTAATGGTGCTTCCTTTTAACACTAGCGTGGAGTTGGTGCTGCAAGGCACTAGCATTCTTGGTGCTGAAAGCCATCCTCTTCATCTCCATGGATTCAACTTCTTTGTTGTTGGTCAAGGATTTGGCAACTTTGACCAGAATAAGGACCCTAAAAAGTTCAATTTGGTCGATCCTGTTGAACGAAACACGGTTGGTGTGCCCTCCGGTGGGTGGGTTGCGATTCGATTCCTAGCTGATAATCCTG GTGTATGGTTCATGCATTGTCACCTGGAGGTCCATACGAGTTGGGGTTTGAAGATGGCATGGGTAGTGCTAGATGGAAAGCTTCCCAACCAGAAGCTGCTTCCTCCACCGTCAGATCTTCCGACATGTTGA